One genomic segment of Pseudomonadota bacterium includes these proteins:
- a CDS encoding MotA/TolQ/ExbB proton channel family protein codes for MSISGIIKFFQDGGFFLYPLVIIFVVGVAISVERWIYLTLETSRNRSLWDDVAPHLGAGNFKQAITLANNSQAQIGTVLKYGLARLSSARRRDDIQQAMEESLLEIVPRLEKRTHYLSSLANIGMLVGLLGTIIALIHAFATVSQANPAEKAALLASAISEAMNNTASGLFVAITLLSTHMFLEAKTTSLIDSLEIAVVKFLNSITERYSEPAPAAPAMAPRAPAPRPA; via the coding sequence GTGTCTATTTCCGGAATCATCAAGTTTTTCCAGGACGGCGGGTTCTTTCTGTACCCGCTCGTCATCATCTTCGTCGTCGGTGTCGCGATCAGCGTGGAACGCTGGATCTATCTGACCCTCGAGACGTCACGTAACCGTTCGTTGTGGGACGACGTCGCCCCGCACCTCGGTGCCGGCAACTTCAAACAGGCCATCACGCTCGCGAACAATTCGCAGGCGCAGATCGGCACGGTGCTGAAATACGGCCTGGCCCGTCTTTCCTCCGCCCGTCGCCGCGACGACATCCAGCAGGCGATGGAAGAGTCGCTGCTCGAGATCGTGCCGCGTCTCGAAAAACGTACGCACTACCTGAGCTCGCTCGCCAACATCGGCATGTTGGTCGGTCTGCTCGGCACCATCATCGCGTTGATCCACGCGTTCGCCACGGTGTCGCAGGCCAACCCGGCCGAGAAGGCCGCGCTGCTCGCTTCGGCGATCTCGGAAGCCATGAACAACACCGCCTCCGGCCTGTTCGTCGCGATCACGCTGCTGTCCACGCACATGTTCCTCGAGGCGAAGACCACTTCGCTGATCGACAGCCTGGAAATCGCGGTGGTCAAGTTCCTGAACTCCATCACGGAGAGATATTCGGAACCGGCTCCCGCTGCGCCCGCCATGGCGCCGCGCGCTCCGGCTCCGCGTCCTGCCTGA
- a CDS encoding AgmX/PglI C-terminal domain-containing protein translates to MMLAPYFRRFELPWAPGEESESRFKRLVRILLIIATLLAILIALLPKREAERIKPEELKERVAQLIIEKPKPPPPPPPPVEEKPKPEDKPKPTEKPVEKPKPNVRNQGLLAMQDELAALRDQNLDLADPQMKTPVEDARSERNLITSSVGRASGGINTANMARGFGGGAGAIGTHTTTQVQHGAGLDPNAGGKVQRTGNSGKASRAREEVEIVFDRNKGALYALYGRALRDAPELAGKLVLEFTIAPSGEITMCRVVSSELKDPELEKKIVARVRLIRFKAADVEPLTVSKPIDFFPAA, encoded by the coding sequence ATGATGCTGGCACCTTATTTCCGCCGCTTCGAGCTGCCGTGGGCGCCTGGCGAGGAGAGCGAATCACGCTTCAAGAGGCTGGTACGCATTCTGTTGATCATCGCCACCCTGCTGGCGATCCTCATCGCGTTGCTGCCGAAACGCGAGGCCGAACGCATCAAGCCCGAAGAACTGAAAGAGCGCGTGGCGCAGCTCATCATCGAGAAGCCGAAACCGCCACCGCCGCCGCCACCGCCGGTGGAAGAAAAGCCGAAGCCGGAAGACAAGCCGAAACCCACCGAGAAACCGGTGGAGAAGCCCAAGCCCAACGTGCGCAACCAGGGCCTGCTCGCGATGCAGGATGAGCTGGCGGCGTTGCGCGACCAGAATCTCGATCTCGCCGATCCGCAGATGAAGACGCCGGTCGAGGATGCGCGTTCGGAACGCAATCTGATCACCTCGTCCGTCGGCCGGGCTTCGGGCGGCATCAACACCGCCAACATGGCACGTGGCTTCGGCGGCGGCGCCGGCGCCATCGGCACGCATACCACGACGCAGGTCCAGCACGGCGCGGGGCTCGATCCGAACGCCGGCGGCAAGGTGCAGCGCACCGGCAACAGCGGCAAGGCGTCGCGCGCGCGCGAGGAAGTCGAAATCGTCTTCGATCGCAACAAGGGCGCGTTGTACGCGCTGTATGGCCGCGCGTTGCGCGATGCTCCTGAGCTCGCGGGCAAGCTGGTGCTGGAATTCACGATCGCGCCGTCGGGTGAGATCACGATGTGCCGCGTGGTTTCGAGCGAGCTCAAGGATCCCGAGCTCGAGAAGAAGATCGTGGCGCGCGTGCGCCTGATCCGCTTCAAGGCTGCGGACGTCGAGCCTCTTACGGTCAGCAAGCCGATCGACTTCTTCCCGGCCGCGTAG
- the nhaA gene encoding Na+/H+ antiporter NhaA has product MSPFSLTDTFNRFVRSEQFGGILLLACTVVSLVLANSPIAAEYIAFWHTKVGPLSIEHWINDALMAVFFLLIGLELERELYVGELSKLRNALLPAFAAVGGMAAPALIHYAFNAGAATQAGFGIPMATDIAFALAVLAILGPRVPAALKVFIVAFAVIDDLGAIVLIAAVYTAEISVAYLSAALALFAVLIALNRAFRVMALWPYLLGGAALWCCLLNAGIHASIAGVLLAFAIPFSARKPGEESPSHRLEHRLHKPVAFAILPLFALANTGVPIDAAALEQFGSPNNLGIALGLLLGKPAGVVGLCLVAVACGVSSLPEGVRWRHIVGAGMLGGIGFTMSIFITNLAFAGTPALVNSSKLAVLVASLLAGAAALIWLRVVPGRGFRG; this is encoded by the coding sequence ATGTCCCCTTTTTCGCTGACGGACACTTTCAACCGCTTCGTGAGATCCGAACAGTTCGGGGGCATCCTGCTGCTCGCCTGCACCGTTGTGTCGCTGGTGCTCGCGAACTCGCCCATCGCGGCTGAATACATCGCCTTCTGGCACACCAAAGTCGGCCCGCTCAGCATCGAACACTGGATCAACGACGCGCTGATGGCGGTGTTCTTCCTGTTGATCGGCCTCGAACTCGAGCGCGAGCTGTACGTCGGCGAGCTGTCGAAGCTGCGCAATGCGCTGCTGCCCGCCTTCGCGGCCGTCGGCGGCATGGCCGCACCGGCGCTGATCCACTACGCATTCAACGCCGGCGCCGCCACGCAGGCGGGCTTCGGCATTCCGATGGCGACCGACATCGCCTTTGCGCTTGCGGTGCTCGCCATTCTCGGCCCGCGGGTACCTGCGGCGCTCAAGGTCTTCATCGTGGCGTTCGCGGTGATCGACGACCTGGGCGCCATCGTGTTGATCGCCGCCGTTTACACCGCGGAAATTTCCGTGGCGTATCTGTCGGCAGCGCTGGCGCTGTTCGCGGTGCTGATCGCGCTCAATCGGGCTTTTCGCGTCATGGCGCTATGGCCTTATCTGCTCGGCGGCGCTGCGTTGTGGTGCTGCCTGCTGAATGCCGGCATCCATGCGTCGATTGCCGGGGTCCTGCTGGCGTTCGCGATTCCGTTTTCAGCGCGCAAGCCGGGCGAAGAATCGCCCTCGCACCGGCTCGAACACCGGCTGCACAAACCGGTCGCATTCGCGATCCTGCCGTTGTTCGCGCTGGCGAATACCGGGGTGCCCATCGATGCCGCCGCGCTCGAGCAGTTCGGCAGCCCTAACAACCTGGGGATCGCACTGGGCCTGCTGCTGGGCAAGCCGGCCGGCGTGGTGGGGCTGTGCCTGGTGGCCGTGGCGTGCGGGGTGAGCTCCTTGCCCGAGGGTGTGCGCTGGCGTCACATCGTGGGCGCCGGGATGCTGGGCGGCATCGGCTTCACCATGTCCATCTTCATCACCAACCTGGCATTCGCCGGAACACCGGCGCTGGTGAATTCCTCGAAACTCGCGGTGCTGGTGGCGTCGCTGCTCGCGGGTGCGGCGGCACTGATCTGGCTCCGAGTGGTGCCGGGAAGGGGGTTCCGGGGTTGA
- a CDS encoding biopolymer transporter ExbD, whose translation MIPYRIKKHRKRAHHNSHMALVPFIDMLTMLVVFLLLHSSDVEILPNTKNISIPQSVADLKPHETVVIMVTKDDLLVNGRSVGKVAEVANMPNDKMIIPLLLEALKAQADVVLRQTSEEAVKDREVTIMGDKGTPFAVLKRVMATATSADYGKVSLAVIQREREVGGA comes from the coding sequence ATGATCCCGTATCGCATCAAGAAACATCGCAAACGCGCGCATCACAACAGCCACATGGCGCTGGTGCCGTTCATCGACATGCTGACGATGCTCGTGGTGTTCCTGCTGTTGCACAGCTCGGACGTCGAAATCCTGCCGAACACCAAGAACATCAGCATTCCGCAGTCGGTTGCCGATCTCAAACCGCACGAGACCGTCGTGATCATGGTCACCAAGGACGATCTGCTGGTGAATGGCCGCAGCGTCGGCAAGGTCGCCGAAGTCGCGAACATGCCGAACGACAAGATGATCATTCCGTTGCTGCTCGAGGCGCTGAAGGCGCAGGCCGACGTCGTGTTGCGGCAAACCTCGGAAGAGGCGGTCAAGGATCGCGAAGTGACGATCATGGGTGACAAGGGCACGCCGTTCGCGGTGCTCAAGCGCGTGATGGCCACGGCCACCTCCGCCGACTACGGCAAGGTTTCGCTGGCAGTCATCCAGCGTGAGCGCGAGGTAGGCGGCGCATGA
- a CDS encoding biopolymer transporter ExbD yields MSSSKLAARAIRNHAKYKGRNDLNIVPMIDMMVILVFFLLFTAVFSNTNILELNLPAPNSSVPELPKGLQLEIHVRKASIDIADRNTGILRSLPMKENAYDYAGLSEYLQFVKAKYPTVTEASVLLESDIPYDVLVQTMDNVRLWEMNDAPNFTKVELFPDISVGDAPLTGAAATAAAAPAGAAK; encoded by the coding sequence ATGTCTTCATCCAAGCTTGCCGCCCGTGCAATTCGCAACCATGCGAAGTACAAGGGGCGCAACGACCTCAACATCGTGCCGATGATCGACATGATGGTGATCCTGGTGTTCTTCCTGCTGTTCACGGCGGTGTTCTCCAACACGAACATTCTCGAGCTCAACCTGCCGGCGCCCAACTCCTCGGTGCCGGAATTGCCGAAAGGGCTGCAGCTCGAGATCCACGTGCGCAAGGCCTCCATCGACATCGCCGATCGCAACACGGGAATTTTGCGATCGCTGCCGATGAAGGAAAACGCGTACGACTACGCGGGGCTGTCCGAGTACCTGCAGTTCGTGAAGGCGAAGTATCCGACCGTCACCGAGGCCAGCGTGCTGCTGGAATCGGACATCCCCTACGACGTGCTGGTCCAGACGATGGACAATGTGCGCCTGTGGGAGATGAACGACGCGCCGAATTTCACGAAGGTGGAGCTGTTCCCCGACATCTCCGTCGGTGACGCTCCGCTCACGGGTGCAGCCGCGACGGCGGCCGCTGCGCCGGCGGGAGCCGCGAAATGA